TAGTCCTACTTTAAAAAATTATAAAGAAGTTTTATTTGAACGGAATTTTATAAATAATTTAATAAATAGTGTAATTATAGCTTTAACAACTTCTTTAATATCAGTTAGTTTGGGCTCTCTAGCTGCTTATAGTCTTAGTAGATTTGATTTTACCGGTAAAAAATCAATAGGTCTAGGTATTTTAATAAGTAGAATGATTCCTCCTATTACTTTATCAGTACCCTTATTTATTTTGATGAGAAAAATTGGTATTTTAGATACGCACCTTGTCCTTATATTAGCTCATATTAGTTTTATTTTACCTTTTATAATCTGGATGATTTTACCTTTCTTTAAAGGAGTTTCAAAGGCATATGAAGAGGCAGCATTAATAGATGGTTGTTCAAGAATGCAATCTTTTATTTGGGTTTTTATACCTTTAGTAGCCCCTGGATTAGTTGTGTCAGGTATTTTTAGTTTTGTTTATTCCTGGAATGATTT
This region of Halanaerobiales bacterium genomic DNA includes:
- a CDS encoding carbohydrate ABC transporter permease, translated to MLNRDVSKWTTPKKILFYTAVIILLLVELFPIFVVISSSFKSARSIFDSNPFALFSPTLKNYKEVLFERNFINNLINSVIIALTTSLISVSLGSLAAYSLSRFDFTGKKSIGLGILISRMIPPITLSVPLFILMRKIGILDTHLVLILAHISFILPFIIWMILPFFKGVSKAYEEAALIDGCSRMQSFIWVFIPLVAPGLVVSGIFSFVYSWNDFLYALVLAGSEVQTVPIAVSGFIGQFGPKWGAMTASGTLALIPTFIFALALQKYIISGLSVGGID